The following are from one region of the Stigmatella ashevillena genome:
- the rpoN gene encoding RNA polymerase factor sigma-54, with product MGMELKQSLKLTQQLVMTPQLQQAIKLLQLSRMELLEQVREEMEQNPLLEQPEEQAPGDVSDKEPGEASLEAANMEVPQDRDATPVGDSTPEFKGDADNPPEIDWEAYLNSYQFNEQSTASNRGNVATEDMPSFEANMVKKEDLVDHLQEQMGMLRLNEAERRVAMLIIGNLDDDGYLKLPDVEGDPLIRLTNEADVPMHVAERTLRRIQNLEPKGCGARDLQECLLIQVQGLKDRSAPLLGMMIKRYMKYLESKNLPAIAKELKVPMDDVVAAAKLLPKLDPKPGRNFSGDDAPYITPDVFIYKMGDEYTVVLNDDGLSKLRISGAYRNALKNGAVSPGQAKEFIQDKLRSAQWLIRSIHQRQRTIFKVTESIVKFQRDFLEKGIAHLRPLILRDVAEDIGMHESTVSRVTTSKYVHTPQGIFELKYFFNSSIARVSGDDTASEAVKHHIKQLVSQENPREPYSDQKIVELLKSQGTEIARRTVAKYREVLGILPSSKRKRYF from the coding sequence ATGGGTATGGAACTCAAGCAAAGCCTGAAACTCACGCAGCAGCTGGTGATGACACCGCAGCTGCAACAGGCGATCAAGCTTCTCCAGCTTTCCAGGATGGAACTGCTGGAGCAGGTCCGGGAGGAGATGGAGCAGAACCCGCTGCTGGAGCAGCCGGAAGAGCAGGCCCCGGGCGATGTGTCGGACAAGGAGCCCGGGGAGGCCTCGCTTGAGGCCGCCAACATGGAGGTCCCCCAGGACCGGGATGCCACCCCGGTGGGCGACAGCACCCCGGAGTTCAAGGGCGACGCGGACAACCCCCCGGAGATCGACTGGGAGGCGTACCTCAACAGCTACCAGTTCAACGAGCAGAGCACCGCCTCCAACCGCGGCAACGTGGCCACGGAGGACATGCCGTCCTTCGAAGCCAACATGGTGAAGAAGGAGGACCTGGTCGACCATCTGCAAGAGCAGATGGGGATGCTGCGCCTGAACGAGGCCGAGCGCCGGGTGGCCATGCTCATCATCGGCAACCTGGATGACGACGGCTACCTGAAGCTGCCGGACGTGGAGGGAGATCCGCTCATCCGCCTGACCAACGAGGCGGACGTGCCCATGCACGTGGCGGAGCGGACGCTGCGGCGCATCCAGAACCTGGAGCCCAAGGGCTGCGGCGCGAGAGACTTGCAGGAGTGCCTGCTCATCCAGGTGCAGGGCTTGAAGGACCGCAGCGCGCCCCTGCTGGGCATGATGATCAAGCGGTACATGAAGTACCTGGAGAGCAAGAACCTGCCGGCCATCGCCAAGGAGCTGAAGGTTCCGATGGACGACGTGGTGGCGGCGGCGAAGCTCTTGCCCAAGCTGGATCCGAAGCCGGGCCGCAACTTCAGCGGCGATGACGCGCCGTACATCACCCCGGATGTCTTCATCTACAAGATGGGGGACGAGTACACGGTGGTGCTCAATGACGACGGCTTGTCCAAGCTGCGCATCTCCGGTGCGTACCGGAACGCGCTGAAGAACGGCGCGGTGTCGCCGGGGCAGGCCAAGGAGTTCATCCAGGACAAGCTGCGCAGCGCGCAGTGGCTCATCCGCTCCATCCACCAGCGCCAGCGCACCATCTTCAAGGTGACCGAGAGCATCGTGAAGTTCCAGCGCGACTTCCTGGAGAAGGGCATCGCTCACCTGCGGCCGCTCATCCTCCGGGATGTGGCCGAGGACATCGGCATGCACGAGTCCACGGTGTCGCGCGTCACGACGAGCAAGTACGTGCACACCCCTCAGGGCATCTTCGAGCTGAAGTACTTCTTCAACTCGTCCATCGCGCGCGTGTCGGGCGACGACACGGCCAGCGAGGCGGTGAAGCACCACATCAAGCAGCTCGTGTCCCAGGAGAACCCGCGCGAGCCGTACTCGGACCAGAAGATCGTCGAGCTGCTCAAGTCCCAGGGCACCGAGATTGCCCGGCGCACGGTGGCCAAGTACCGCGAGGTGCTCGGCATCCTCCCCAGCAGCAAGCGCAAGCGCTACTTCTGA
- a CDS encoding Ppx/GppA phosphatase family protein — protein sequence MVLATPRPLFAAIDVGTNAARLEMARLGPGGGLERVLKEREAICPGEGVFARGAMSSEAVERLVSTLRRYAALCRRHDARVRAVATSALREARNQTKVLRRVREETGLELEVVSGEEEARLICLGVLHRTPVWERSLLVDIGGGSTEIVLATGEQPQGLWSLPLGAVRLTQHFDTSAEVPSAQLRRMREDIDARLRESLPGFVPRLPRVALGSSGTIRAVVEFAARDGEEGASREELTRAVETLARMSPRVRREYFEERRADIIVAGALLLERVVRHLGVERVLAVKRGLRDGVLADLVREGLVSRLRHAEGVPAHRRATGSRGA from the coding sequence ATGGTTCTTGCGACCCCCCGGCCCTTGTTCGCTGCCATCGACGTTGGCACCAATGCCGCCCGCCTGGAAATGGCCCGTTTGGGCCCCGGTGGCGGGCTGGAGCGAGTCCTCAAGGAGCGGGAGGCCATCTGTCCCGGTGAGGGCGTCTTCGCCCGGGGGGCCATGTCGTCCGAGGCGGTGGAGCGGCTGGTGAGCACGCTGCGGCGCTACGCGGCGTTGTGCCGCCGCCACGATGCCCGGGTGCGTGCGGTGGCGACCAGCGCCCTGCGAGAGGCGCGCAACCAGACGAAAGTTCTCCGGCGGGTGCGCGAGGAGACGGGCCTGGAACTGGAGGTGGTGAGCGGTGAGGAGGAAGCCCGGCTCATCTGCCTGGGCGTGCTGCACCGCACGCCGGTCTGGGAGCGCTCGCTGCTGGTGGACATCGGCGGGGGCTCCACCGAAATCGTCCTCGCCACGGGAGAGCAGCCCCAAGGGCTGTGGAGCTTGCCTCTGGGCGCGGTGCGGTTGACGCAGCACTTCGACACCTCGGCAGAGGTGCCGTCCGCCCAACTGCGGCGGATGCGCGAGGACATCGACGCGCGGCTGCGCGAGTCCCTGCCGGGCTTCGTGCCGCGGCTGCCCCGGGTGGCGTTGGGCTCTTCGGGCACCATCCGCGCGGTGGTGGAGTTCGCGGCCCGCGACGGCGAAGAGGGCGCCTCCCGGGAGGAACTCACGCGGGCCGTGGAGACGCTGGCGCGGATGTCCCCTCGGGTGCGGCGCGAGTACTTCGAGGAGCGGCGCGCGGACATCATCGTGGCGGGGGCCCTTCTGCTGGAGCGGGTGGTTCGGCACTTGGGCGTGGAGCGCGTCCTCGCCGTCAAGCGCGGCCTGCGGGATGGCGTGCTCGCAGACCTGGTCCGGGAGGGACTCGTTTCTCGGCTCCGGCACGCCGAGGGCGTCCCCGCGCACCGCCGGGCCACGGGCTCTCGCGGGGCCTGA
- a CDS encoding GNAT family N-acetyltransferase encodes MSTTVELPRRALIPLVVPPVTLEGHGVRLEPLRPEHAGELASLCEDTVFEFTVQVLRTQADLERYIAGAMEAQARGTEQPFLIRKQETGEPLGTTRYMTISRHDRTLEIGHTWLARAAWRTPVNTGCKFLLLRHAFEVLQVMRVQLKTDQRNARSRAAIERIGAKFEGILRHHMLVRDGVVRDTAHYSILDTEWPEVKARLEERLGRG; translated from the coding sequence ATGAGCACGACCGTGGAGCTTCCCCGCAGAGCCCTCATTCCCCTGGTGGTTCCTCCCGTGACGCTGGAAGGACACGGGGTGAGGCTCGAGCCGCTGCGGCCAGAGCATGCCGGGGAGCTGGCCTCCCTCTGTGAGGACACCGTCTTCGAGTTCACCGTCCAGGTGTTGAGGACGCAGGCGGACCTGGAGCGCTACATCGCCGGGGCGATGGAGGCGCAGGCGCGAGGCACGGAGCAGCCCTTTCTCATCCGGAAGCAAGAGACGGGCGAGCCGCTGGGCACCACGCGCTACATGACCATCTCCCGCCATGACCGGACGCTGGAGATTGGACATACGTGGCTGGCGCGCGCCGCGTGGCGCACGCCGGTCAACACCGGGTGCAAGTTCCTGTTGCTGCGCCATGCCTTCGAGGTGCTCCAGGTGATGCGGGTCCAGCTCAAGACGGACCAGCGCAACGCACGCTCGCGCGCCGCCATCGAGCGGATTGGCGCGAAGTTCGAGGGGATTCTCCGCCACCACATGCTGGTCCGGGACGGCGTGGTGCGGGACACGGCGCACTATTCCATCCTGGACACCGAGTGGCCGGAGGTGAAGGCCCGGTTGGAGGAGCGGCTGGGGCGAGGGTGA
- a CDS encoding SDR family oxidoreductase — protein MPPNPDPRTAGPQTPFPEQTQAHPGIEERMSPAPDYGEDSYKGLGRMKDRVALVTGGDSGIGRAVCLSFAREGADVAFGYLNEHEDAEKTQRVIRDAGRQVLAMPGDLAIEAHCRELIENTVKRFGRIDVLVNNAAFQGKAVEKFEELDAERIERTFRVNILAMFHLARLALPHMKPGSSIINVASIQAYQPSPPILDYASTKGAIVTFTKGLAQSLIERGIRVNCVAPGPVWTPIIPQSYEGEKVKKFGENTPMGRPAQPAELAPSFVFLACDESRYVNGEILGVTGGKVLA, from the coding sequence ATGCCCCCCAATCCTGATCCGCGAACCGCTGGACCGCAGACCCCCTTTCCCGAGCAGACCCAGGCCCACCCTGGCATCGAAGAGCGCATGTCGCCGGCGCCGGACTACGGGGAGGACTCCTATAAGGGACTGGGCCGCATGAAGGACCGGGTGGCGCTCGTGACCGGTGGGGACAGTGGCATCGGCCGTGCGGTGTGCCTGTCCTTCGCCCGGGAAGGCGCGGATGTGGCCTTCGGCTACCTCAACGAGCACGAGGACGCGGAGAAGACCCAGCGCGTCATTCGGGACGCGGGGCGCCAGGTGCTGGCGATGCCGGGGGATCTGGCCATTGAGGCGCACTGCCGCGAGCTCATCGAGAACACGGTGAAGCGCTTCGGCCGCATCGACGTGCTGGTGAACAACGCCGCCTTCCAGGGCAAAGCCGTGGAGAAGTTCGAGGAGCTGGACGCCGAGCGCATCGAGCGGACCTTCCGGGTGAACATCCTGGCCATGTTCCACCTGGCGCGCCTGGCGCTGCCGCACATGAAGCCGGGCAGCTCCATCATCAACGTCGCCTCCATCCAGGCGTATCAGCCTTCCCCCCCCATCCTCGACTACGCGAGCACCAAGGGCGCCATCGTCACCTTCACCAAGGGGCTGGCGCAGTCGCTCATCGAGCGCGGCATCCGCGTCAACTGCGTGGCGCCGGGGCCCGTGTGGACGCCCATCATTCCTCAGTCTTACGAGGGCGAGAAGGTGAAGAAGTTCGGCGAGAACACGCCCATGGGCCGTCCCGCCCAGCCTGCGGAGCTGGCGCCCTCCTTCGTGTTCCTCGCTTGCGATGAATCCCGCTACGTCAACGGTGAAATCCTCGGTGTGACTGGTGGAAAGGTGCTCGCCTGA
- the hpf gene encoding ribosome hibernation-promoting factor, HPF/YfiA family, whose amino-acid sequence MQMNITFRQFGASDSLKEYAREKVDRVNRLLDRAGEAHVVLSLERHLHHADITIHSGAWVLRGREKSEDMYASIDLAMDKIERQLRRYKDKLKTHHGRERVHHRQDLMSQLARGVRHAVFDMPQDPETASATPPEAATPAPVASESGKEESTHRVLRTTHLTVKPMRVDEAVMQMNLMGNDFYVFHSMETDTMCVLYRRKDGQYGLIEPHEPPAVAAAAAAR is encoded by the coding sequence ATGCAGATGAACATCACCTTCCGTCAGTTCGGAGCGTCGGATTCCCTCAAGGAGTACGCGCGCGAAAAGGTCGACCGGGTCAACCGGTTGCTGGACCGAGCCGGGGAGGCGCACGTGGTGCTCTCGCTGGAGCGCCATCTGCATCACGCAGACATCACGATCCACTCGGGCGCGTGGGTCCTGCGCGGGCGCGAGAAAAGCGAGGACATGTACGCGTCCATTGATCTGGCGATGGACAAGATCGAACGGCAGTTGCGCCGCTACAAGGACAAGCTGAAGACGCACCACGGCCGTGAGCGGGTGCACCACCGGCAGGACCTGATGAGCCAGTTGGCGCGCGGGGTGCGCCACGCGGTCTTCGACATGCCCCAGGATCCGGAGACGGCCTCGGCCACCCCTCCCGAAGCGGCGACCCCGGCCCCCGTGGCGTCCGAGTCCGGCAAGGAGGAGAGCACCCACCGCGTGCTTCGCACCACGCACCTGACCGTCAAGCCGATGCGGGTGGACGAGGCGGTGATGCAGATGAACCTGATGGGCAACGACTTCTACGTGTTCCACAGCATGGAGACGGACACGATGTGCGTCCTCTACCGCCGCAAGGATGGGCAGTACGGCCTCATCGAGCCCCACGAGCCCCCGGCTGTTGCGGCGGCGGCGGCAGCCCGGTAG
- the nagZ gene encoding beta-N-acetylhexosaminidase, with product MPVRPLPPVLLLVFLGTWASALASPPGPSAPVDLERVEALLSNLSLEDRIGQVMMVGFRGTTLDEDVESLVRGRRVGGVCLFKHNIASARQVARLNDGLRRLLADHIPPFVALDQEGGNVVRVSDQVVRLPGNMALGATRSAELAYAAGRAQGEDLRRLGFNMNLAPVLDVNLNPHNPVIGIRSYGDSVSLVSEMGRAFARGQQEAGLVTVAKHFPGHGSTSTDSHEVLPVMSETREEVLAQMEPFRAVLQEGLDGLMTAHVAIPHLTGDGVPATLSPQVLEGLLRRELGFDGLVLTDELEMEAIVQRYGVGRAAVLAMKAGADMVLVPWRPEKKTEVYEALLAATHDGELPAGRLEQAVRRILIAKLRRGLFDPPPLLEERLASPPPPGNDEVAHLIARASVTLLRTQDGTLPLSREARIAVITAEPSLGEALASRAPRVTQLTVPAYPSASQRAALRRKARKAALAAEVVVVGVINARQLELVTAAAATGRPVAVVSMGLPYLVEQVEEARAVLAVYSYQPAATDAAAAALFGEIGTPGRLPVNLRELNFGHGLELTGRKQAAANPGPPSPSGPPFISQEATR from the coding sequence GTGCCCGTTCGTCCTCTCCCCCCTGTCCTTCTCCTGGTGTTCCTCGGCACGTGGGCCTCCGCGCTTGCCTCCCCCCCCGGCCCCAGCGCCCCCGTGGACCTGGAACGCGTGGAGGCCCTGCTCTCCAACCTCTCCCTGGAGGATCGGATCGGCCAGGTGATGATGGTGGGCTTCCGGGGGACCACCCTCGACGAGGACGTGGAGTCCCTGGTGCGCGGCCGACGGGTGGGGGGCGTGTGCCTCTTCAAGCACAATATCGCCAGCGCCCGGCAGGTGGCCCGCCTCAATGACGGCCTCCGCCGGCTGCTGGCCGACCACATCCCCCCCTTCGTCGCGTTGGATCAAGAGGGGGGCAACGTGGTGCGCGTCAGCGATCAGGTGGTGCGGCTGCCGGGCAACATGGCCCTGGGGGCCACCCGCTCCGCCGAGCTGGCCTACGCCGCGGGTCGTGCGCAGGGGGAGGACCTGCGACGGCTGGGCTTCAACATGAACCTGGCCCCCGTGCTGGATGTGAACCTCAATCCCCACAACCCCGTCATTGGCATCCGCTCCTATGGGGACAGCGTGTCCCTGGTCTCGGAAATGGGCCGGGCGTTCGCGCGGGGCCAGCAGGAGGCCGGGCTCGTCACCGTGGCCAAGCACTTTCCCGGGCATGGCTCCACGAGCACGGACAGCCACGAGGTCCTGCCCGTCATGAGCGAGACGCGCGAGGAGGTGCTCGCGCAGATGGAGCCCTTCCGCGCCGTCCTCCAGGAGGGGCTGGATGGGCTGATGACGGCCCATGTGGCCATTCCCCACCTGACCGGCGACGGCGTGCCGGCCACCTTGAGCCCCCAGGTGCTGGAGGGGCTGCTGCGCCGGGAGCTGGGCTTCGATGGGCTCGTCCTGACCGATGAGTTGGAGATGGAGGCCATCGTCCAGCGCTATGGCGTGGGCCGCGCGGCCGTGCTGGCGATGAAGGCGGGGGCGGACATGGTGCTTGTCCCCTGGCGTCCCGAGAAGAAGACGGAGGTGTACGAGGCCCTGCTCGCCGCCACGCACGATGGCGAGCTGCCCGCGGGACGCCTGGAGCAGGCCGTGCGCCGCATCCTCATCGCCAAGCTGCGCCGGGGGCTCTTCGACCCCCCGCCCCTGCTCGAGGAACGGCTGGCCTCCCCCCCTCCCCCCGGCAACGACGAGGTGGCCCACCTCATTGCCCGCGCCTCCGTCACCCTGCTGCGCACCCAGGACGGGACCCTGCCCTTGTCCCGCGAGGCCCGCATCGCCGTCATTACCGCAGAGCCGTCCCTGGGGGAGGCGCTCGCTTCCCGGGCCCCCCGTGTCACCCAGCTCACCGTGCCCGCCTATCCCTCGGCCTCGCAGCGAGCCGCCCTGCGCCGGAAGGCCCGGAAGGCCGCGCTCGCGGCGGAGGTGGTGGTGGTCGGCGTCATCAACGCCCGGCAGTTGGAGCTTGTCACCGCGGCCGCCGCCACGGGGCGCCCCGTGGCCGTGGTGTCCATGGGGCTGCCCTACCTCGTAGAGCAGGTGGAGGAGGCCCGCGCCGTGCTCGCGGTCTACTCGTACCAGCCCGCCGCCACGGACGCCGCAGCAGCGGCCCTCTTCGGAGAGATCGGCACGCCGGGACGGCTGCCCGTCAACCTGCGCGAGCTCAACTTCGGCCACGGACTGGAGCTCACGGGGCGCAAGCAAGCCGCGGCAAACCCGGGGCCCCCTTCCCCCTCCGGGCCCCCCTTCATTTCCCAGGAGGCCACGCGTTGA
- a CDS encoding PTS sugar transporter subunit IIA gives MRIAEFLSPQAIIADMQARTKPEVLRELSAALVRAHPNLQEDKLVEVLREREKLGSTGIGEGVAIPHGKLGGMTQLLATFGVSREGLDFEAIDGKPTHLFFALVAPENSAGVHLKALARISRLFKNPRFRTAILEAPTAADIHALIVQEDARP, from the coding sequence GTGAGAATCGCCGAGTTTCTCAGCCCTCAAGCCATCATCGCGGACATGCAAGCGCGCACCAAACCCGAGGTGTTGCGCGAGCTGAGCGCGGCGCTGGTGCGTGCGCACCCGAACCTCCAGGAGGACAAGCTGGTCGAGGTGTTGCGCGAGCGGGAGAAGCTCGGCTCCACGGGCATTGGCGAGGGGGTGGCCATCCCCCATGGCAAGCTGGGGGGCATGACGCAGCTGCTGGCCACCTTCGGCGTGTCGCGCGAGGGGCTGGACTTCGAGGCGATTGACGGCAAGCCCACGCACCTGTTCTTCGCGCTGGTGGCGCCCGAGAACAGCGCCGGGGTGCACCTCAAGGCGCTGGCGAGAATCTCCCGGCTCTTCAAGAACCCCCGCTTCCGGACCGCCATCCTGGAGGCCCCCACCGCGGCGGACATTCACGCCCTCATCGTCCAGGAAGACGCGCGCCCCTGA
- the dtd gene encoding D-aminoacyl-tRNA deacylase, giving the protein MRAVVQRVLEASVSVNGEKVSQIGPGLLVLLGVGKGDSEADIPWMVEKLATLRIFEDAAGKMNLSLEDTHRQLIVVSQFTLYGDTRKGRRPSFIEAMEPVGAKGLYERVCEGLRTRGLTVGTGIFAADMKVALVNDGPVTLLLETPGPAAPAA; this is encoded by the coding sequence ATGCGCGCGGTGGTGCAGCGGGTGCTCGAGGCGTCCGTCTCGGTGAATGGGGAGAAGGTCAGCCAGATCGGTCCCGGCTTGTTGGTGCTGCTAGGGGTGGGCAAGGGGGACTCGGAAGCGGACATTCCCTGGATGGTGGAGAAGTTGGCCACCTTGCGCATTTTCGAGGATGCGGCGGGGAAGATGAACCTGTCCCTGGAGGACACGCACCGGCAGCTCATCGTCGTCAGCCAGTTCACCCTCTATGGCGATACGCGCAAAGGCCGGCGGCCGAGCTTCATCGAGGCGATGGAGCCCGTGGGAGCCAAGGGGCTCTACGAGCGCGTCTGCGAAGGGCTCCGGACCCGGGGGCTCACGGTGGGCACGGGCATCTTCGCCGCGGACATGAAGGTGGCCCTCGTCAACGATGGCCCCGTCACCCTGCTTCTGGAGACTCCCGGCCCAGCGGCGCCCGCGGCCTGA
- the dacB gene encoding D-alanyl-D-alanine carboxypeptidase/D-alanyl-D-alanine endopeptidase: MQDHRAKSILAAAAVFILSLPSAHAAPPADKRAEREALKSALLDVIQTTPLKTSRVGIHMVSVDDGSVVFSQNADELLNPASNVKLVTAAAALVTLGPEFRFDTEFIIEADLPADGKVKTLFVRGKGDPSMTTERLYASVSELFHTGLREVQDIVIDDSWFDTERTPPGYDQEDSDRAYMAPTGAVSLNWNAAAIYLRPGSAPGAKGTVEMEPPSDYFVVENNLTTGSSRARRVSVTSKPGGEKQKILVRGQLPDNEGSLSVWKKIDNPPMYFGYTLKQLLITRGIKVKGRVKQGLAPSRAKLLHVAQSETFDIVLKRLNKLSSNFVAEMLLKAMGAERGGAPGSFQKGVAVVEAFLERDVGIPSGTYVMKNGSGLNDANRFSAAHLNRILRHMYERFPLSPEYLSSLGIAGKDGTLKYRFEGSEAVGRLRAKTGTLENVSALSGYVQAAGGERFIFAMMVNDYAGRSGPVVRGLDALGAAVAASGSVMGPSRAVAAISDSTRPAADGGEVASRIKTYLELGKQRDQRNISFLRTAWRSEKDPAVRAVLAESLYQSNPNDYLGARTLLDSYSAGADVYGRLRVVAKALSMEVPGVTSMVELAAGGNAEALVRVVELAGASRGDMTAEAELAMALGEVARTAPEELVVALREAGGAERDVSVSLLARGLVQSGEAEHPFWKSLRKQLGATDPTLAAFARGLDATLSQKVAEAKAPQGPIVLPNVVPGSVIPGGSAPAQTAESRPGG; encoded by the coding sequence GTGCAGGATCATCGAGCCAAATCCATCTTGGCCGCGGCGGCCGTATTCATCCTATCGCTTCCCTCGGCTCATGCGGCGCCCCCGGCGGACAAACGGGCGGAGCGCGAGGCGCTGAAATCTGCATTGCTCGACGTCATCCAGACGACGCCCTTGAAGACCAGCCGCGTGGGCATCCACATGGTGAGCGTGGACGACGGCTCGGTGGTGTTCAGCCAGAACGCGGACGAACTGCTCAACCCCGCTTCGAACGTGAAGCTCGTCACCGCCGCGGCGGCCTTGGTGACGTTGGGGCCCGAGTTCCGTTTCGACACCGAGTTCATCATCGAGGCGGATCTGCCGGCAGACGGCAAGGTCAAGACGCTCTTCGTGCGCGGCAAGGGCGATCCGTCCATGACGACGGAGCGCCTGTACGCCAGCGTCTCGGAGCTGTTCCACACCGGCCTGCGCGAGGTGCAGGACATCGTCATCGACGACTCCTGGTTCGACACCGAGCGCACCCCGCCTGGGTATGACCAGGAAGACTCGGACCGGGCGTACATGGCGCCCACGGGCGCGGTGAGCCTCAACTGGAACGCGGCGGCCATCTACCTGCGCCCGGGCAGCGCGCCCGGAGCCAAGGGCACGGTGGAGATGGAGCCCCCGAGCGACTACTTCGTCGTGGAGAACAACCTGACGACGGGCAGCAGCCGGGCCCGCCGGGTCTCCGTTACCAGCAAGCCCGGAGGAGAGAAGCAGAAGATCCTCGTGCGCGGACAGCTGCCGGACAACGAGGGCAGCCTGAGTGTCTGGAAGAAGATCGACAACCCTCCGATGTACTTCGGCTACACGCTCAAGCAGCTGCTGATCACCCGGGGCATCAAGGTCAAGGGCCGGGTGAAGCAGGGCCTGGCGCCCTCGCGGGCGAAGCTGCTGCACGTGGCCCAGTCGGAGACGTTCGACATCGTCCTGAAGCGGCTCAACAAGCTCTCCAGCAACTTCGTGGCGGAGATGCTGCTGAAGGCCATGGGCGCGGAGCGGGGCGGGGCCCCGGGCTCCTTCCAGAAGGGCGTCGCGGTGGTGGAGGCGTTCCTCGAGCGCGACGTGGGCATTCCCAGCGGCACCTACGTGATGAAGAACGGCAGCGGCCTGAACGACGCCAACCGGTTCTCCGCCGCGCACCTCAACCGCATCCTGCGCCACATGTACGAGCGCTTCCCGCTGTCCCCCGAGTACCTGTCCTCGCTGGGAATCGCCGGCAAGGACGGGACGCTGAAGTACCGCTTCGAGGGCAGCGAGGCGGTGGGCCGGTTGCGCGCGAAGACGGGCACGCTGGAGAACGTGTCCGCGCTGAGCGGCTACGTGCAGGCGGCCGGCGGGGAGCGGTTCATCTTCGCGATGATGGTGAATGACTATGCCGGCCGCTCGGGCCCGGTGGTGCGGGGGCTGGACGCCCTGGGGGCCGCAGTGGCCGCCAGCGGCTCGGTGATGGGCCCGTCCCGCGCGGTGGCGGCCATCTCGGACAGCACCCGTCCCGCGGCGGACGGAGGCGAGGTGGCCAGCCGCATCAAGACGTACCTGGAGCTGGGCAAGCAGCGTGACCAGCGCAACATCAGCTTCCTGCGCACGGCGTGGCGCAGCGAGAAGGATCCCGCGGTGCGCGCGGTGCTGGCCGAGAGCCTCTACCAGTCCAACCCGAACGACTACCTGGGCGCCCGGACCTTGCTCGACAGCTACTCGGCGGGGGCGGACGTCTATGGGCGGCTGCGCGTGGTGGCCAAGGCCCTGTCGATGGAAGTCCCCGGCGTGACGAGCATGGTGGAGCTGGCGGCGGGCGGCAACGCGGAGGCGCTCGTGCGCGTGGTGGAGCTGGCAGGGGCCTCCCGGGGCGACATGACGGCCGAGGCGGAGCTGGCCATGGCCCTGGGGGAGGTGGCCCGCACGGCGCCCGAGGAGCTGGTGGTGGCCCTGCGCGAGGCGGGAGGGGCGGAGCGGGACGTGTCCGTCTCGTTGCTGGCCCGCGGCCTGGTGCAATCGGGCGAGGCGGAGCACCCCTTCTGGAAGTCGCTGCGCAAGCAGCTCGGGGCCACGGACCCGACGCTGGCCGCATTCGCCCGGGGCCTGGATGCGACGCTGTCGCAGAAGGTGGCCGAGGCCAAGGCGCCCCAGGGGCCGATCGTCCTTCCCAACGTGGTGCCGGGTTCGGTCATCCCCGGCGGCAGCGCGCCCGCCCAGACCGCCGAGTCGCGTCCGGGCGGGTAG
- a CDS encoding single-stranded DNA-binding protein, producing MAGGVNKVILIGNLGADPEVRFTPGGQAVANFRIATSDSWTDKNGQKQERTEWHRIVVWGKLAELCGEYLKKGRQCFVEGRLQTREWTDKENRKNYTTEVVASSVTFLGGRDAGEGSGMGSRRSGGASSRGGEPDYGAPPPGMDDGMNQGGGSGDDDIPF from the coding sequence ATGGCTGGAGGCGTCAACAAGGTCATTCTCATCGGCAACCTCGGTGCGGACCCCGAGGTGCGGTTCACGCCGGGTGGGCAAGCGGTCGCCAACTTCCGGATCGCCACCAGCGACAGCTGGACGGACAAGAACGGACAGAAGCAGGAGCGGACCGAGTGGCACCGCATCGTCGTCTGGGGAAAGCTCGCGGAGCTGTGCGGCGAGTACCTGAAGAAGGGTCGGCAGTGCTTCGTCGAGGGCCGGCTCCAGACGCGCGAGTGGACGGACAAGGAGAACCGGAAGAACTACACCACCGAGGTGGTGGCCAGCTCGGTCACCTTCCTGGGGGGGCGTGACGCGGGCGAGGGCTCGGGCATGGGGAGCCGCCGCAGCGGAGGCGCTTCTTCCCGAGGCGGCGAGCCCGACTACGGCGCTCCGCCTCCGGGAATGGACGACGGGATGAACCAGGGCGGCGGCAGCGGGGACGACGACATCCCGTTCTAG